In Harmonia axyridis chromosome X, icHarAxyr1.1, whole genome shotgun sequence, a single window of DNA contains:
- the LOC123685988 gene encoding protein SET-like codes for MSEASKKIKKGCASIEGSISGSDLDAATQKNLEAIDICQTEIDKLSIKASEGILKIEQKFNLLKKPHFERRSEIIRNVPNFWFTAIMNHPDLSSIVDEKEEECLQFLNRIEVVDFEDIKCGYEIQFHFEENPFFENSTIKKEFHLGSGPASSLSTQIKWKDDITKNIDFNSGKSGRKRHLESKSFFSWFFDNVDPVSDDIAEIFKDDLWVNPLQYYLVPDMDDANGAENDEDSESSSVEEIQEEYN; via the exons ATGTCTGAAgcctcaaaaaaaattaaaaagggaTGCGCTTCTATTGAAGGTTCCATTAGTGGATCCGATTTGGATGCTGCTACGCAGAAAAACTTGGAAGCTATTGATATTTGTCAAACTGAAATAGACAAACTCAGTATTAAAGCTAGTGAAGGAATActcaaaattgaacaaaaattcaatttactcaAAAAACCTCACTTCGAAAGGCGGAGCGAAATTATCAGGAATGTGCCTAACTTCTGGTTTACAGCT ATCATGAACCATCCCGATCTTAGCTCAATTGTGgatgaaaaggaagaagaatgTCTTCAGTTTTTAAATAGGATAGAAGTTGTTGATTTTGAGGATATCAAGTGTGGATATGAAATCCAATTTCACTTTGAAGAAAatccattttttgaaaattcaacaataaaaaaagaatttcatctAGGCTCAG GTCCTGCGAGTTCTCTTAGCACTCAAATTAAATGGAAGGAtgatataacaaaaaatattgattttaattCTGGCAAAAGTGGACGTAAGCGTCATTTGGAATCTAAATCATTCTTTAGTTGGTTTTTCGATAATGTAGACCCTGTTAGTGATGATATAGCAGAAATCTTCAAGGATGATTTATGGGTGAATCCTCTACAATATTATTTAGTTCCAGACATGGATGATGCAAATGGTGCAGAAAATGATGAAGATTCTGAAAGTAGTAGTGTAGAAGAAATACAAGAAGAGTATAATTGA